A section of the Methanococcus vannielii SB genome encodes:
- a CDS encoding FUN14 domain-containing protein: MDVMQFVPDIGTGFITGFIVGWGIKVAMKVVIALIGLYVFSLIYLSNLGVISINTDALFGLVGNVESAVVSYGSQAAGLIHSVSLGGGFAAGAAVGLKKG; encoded by the coding sequence ATGGATGTTATGCAGTTTGTTCCAGATATTGGAACTGGATTTATAACCGGATTTATTGTTGGATGGGGAATTAAAGTCGCAATGAAGGTTGTTATTGCTTTGATTGGCCTTTATGTGTTCAGTTTAATTTATTTAAGTAATTTAGGCGTAATTTCGATAAATACTGATGCACTTTTCGGACTTGTTGGAAACGTTGAAAGTGCCGTTGTTTCATATGGGAGTCAGGCCGCAGGATTAATTCACTCCGTATCTCTTGGAGGCGGTTTTGCAGCAGGTGCAGCAGTTGGATTAAAAAAAGGATAA
- a CDS encoding nucleotidyltransferase domain-containing protein, whose amino-acid sequence MDIRLRDFVKTREGYFAVNTYQHPKDKIISFLRYINIDEIGMHILKDYNLDENDIRSLEGHNYIKIAESKTAYDILKEYYPEYLFYDDVNDVLLHAIPKNRIESILSPNARLKNVLETQNTNAEKKCAKLAEILNNYGLKYENMGVSGSTVLKLNNKLSDIDFVVYGMKNHKFAREILNMAFQDNVLKPLSDEFWKKAFLKRIKDKTIGYDEFVWHEKRKLNRGVIDGVMFDLLATRDWNEINESYGEKRYKNLGFIQIKAKVADDSFIFDNPALYTLEDVEILNNENNINVTADEIKEVVSFTHTYAGSAYFGEEIVVRGKLEEVYGKKCYKRVVVGTTREAFNEYVRLKSNF is encoded by the coding sequence ATGGATATACGACTTAGGGATTTTGTAAAGACTAGAGAAGGATACTTTGCAGTAAATACGTACCAACACCCCAAAGACAAGATAATATCTTTTTTAAGGTACATAAATATTGATGAAATTGGGATGCATATTTTAAAAGACTATAATCTTGATGAAAACGATATTAGGTCGCTTGAAGGGCATAACTATATAAAAATTGCAGAAAGTAAAACTGCTTATGATATTTTAAAAGAATATTACCCCGAATACCTGTTTTATGATGATGTAAACGATGTACTGCTTCATGCAATTCCTAAAAATAGGATTGAATCAATATTAAGTCCAAATGCTCGGTTAAAAAATGTGCTTGAAACACAGAATACTAACGCCGAAAAAAAATGTGCAAAACTAGCAGAAATATTAAACAATTACGGGCTAAAATATGAAAATATGGGCGTTTCTGGTTCAACAGTATTAAAATTAAATAATAAATTATCAGACATTGATTTTGTAGTCTATGGAATGAAAAACCATAAATTCGCACGAGAAATATTAAATATGGCTTTCCAAGATAATGTTTTAAAACCTCTTTCAGATGAATTTTGGAAGAAAGCGTTTTTAAAAAGGATAAAAGATAAAACAATCGGTTACGATGAATTTGTATGGCATGAAAAGAGGAAATTAAATAGGGGAGTTATTGACGGCGTAATGTTTGATTTACTTGCTACAAGAGATTGGAATGAAATAAACGAATCTTACGGGGAAAAGAGATATAAAAACCTTGGTTTTATCCAAATTAAAGCAAAAGTAGCCGATGATTCATTTATTTTTGATAATCCTGCACTTTATACATTAGAAGATGTTGAAATTCTAAATAATGAAAATAATATAAATGTAACTGCTGATGAAATAAAAGAAGTCGTCTCTTTCACACACACCTATGCTGGTTCAGCATATTTTGGTGAAGAAATAGTCGTTAGGGGAAAATTAGAAGAAGTTTACGGGAAAAAATGCTATAAACGAGTTGTTGTTGGAACTACCAGAGAAGCGTTTAATGAATATGTAAGATTAAAAAGTAATTTTTAA
- the modD gene encoding ModD protein: MSFYIADSELEKIIEEDVNPLDLTSQLMDLSRFNAKISYIARHDMVICCTEESARICTTIGLTVKNYLSSGTFVKKGQVFFEAFGRADKIHLAWKSVLRLLEGYSGIATKTKEFVDISKKYNNHVNIVTTRKSAAGTKKLSIKAVISGGAYPHRMGLSETVLIFNEHLIFLKDDSELQNTLEIMKSKVLEKKIGIETDNHEIGLKYVKMGFDFIQLDKLSPKEVENFIKDAKSVNQKITVACAGGINIENIEEYAKTGVDVIVTSSLYFTKPADIKALIEKID, encoded by the coding sequence ATGTCATTTTATATAGCTGATTCTGAATTAGAAAAAATAATTGAAGAAGACGTAAATCCATTAGATTTAACTTCACAATTAATGGACTTAAGTAGATTTAATGCAAAAATTTCATACATTGCAAGACATGACATGGTAATATGTTGTACTGAGGAATCCGCAAGAATCTGTACTACTATAGGACTAACTGTAAAAAATTATTTAAGTTCGGGAACCTTTGTAAAAAAAGGCCAGGTATTTTTTGAAGCATTTGGAAGAGCGGATAAAATCCACCTCGCATGGAAAAGTGTTTTAAGATTACTTGAGGGATATTCTGGAATTGCTACAAAAACAAAGGAATTTGTAGATATTTCAAAAAAGTACAACAATCATGTAAATATAGTAACAACTAGAAAAAGCGCTGCTGGAACTAAAAAACTCTCAATAAAGGCAGTAATTTCAGGAGGTGCTTATCCTCATAGGATGGGGCTATCAGAGACAGTTCTGATTTTTAATGAACACCTTATATTTTTAAAAGATGATTCAGAACTCCAAAACACTTTGGAAATAATGAAATCAAAAGTTCTTGAAAAGAAAATAGGAATAGAAACAGATAATCATGAAATTGGGTTGAAATATGTTAAAATGGGTTTTGATTTTATTCAACTTGATAAATTAAGTCCAAAAGAGGTAGAAAACTTTATTAAAGATGCTAAATCAGTAAACCAGAAAATAACTGTGGCTTGTGCAGGTGGAATTAATATTGAAAATATTGAAGAATATGCAAAAACAGGTGTTGACGTTATAGTTACTTCATCGCTTTATTTTACAAAGCCTGCGGATATAAAAGCATTAATTGAAAAAATAGATTAA
- a CDS encoding HAD family hydrolase, with amino-acid sequence MKIPNYGAITAKNVVFDLNGTLAVDGKVSSDVKILLKELGNTYNIIVVTADTYGTLKLEFDGLNITIEKIKDEIEKVNAAKKYYPYIGIGNGNNDCSMLLESELGILIIGKEGAAIKALLNSDLVVTDIKDAINLLLNEKRLIATLRK; translated from the coding sequence ATAAAAATTCCTAATTATGGGGCAATAACTGCTAAAAACGTTGTTTTTGATTTAAATGGAACTCTTGCCGTTGATGGAAAAGTAAGTAGTGATGTAAAAATATTGTTAAAAGAACTTGGAAATACATATAATATCATAGTAGTAACTGCAGACACTTATGGCACACTTAAATTAGAATTTGATGGCTTAAATATAACAATAGAAAAAATTAAAGACGAAATTGAAAAAGTAAATGCTGCAAAAAAATATTATCCATATATTGGGATTGGAAACGGAAATAATGACTGTTCAATGCTTTTAGAAAGTGAACTTGGAATTTTAATTATTGGAAAAGAAGGTGCCGCAATAAAAGCCCTTTTAAATTCAGACCTCGTTGTAACAGACATTAAAGATGCCATTAATTTATTATTAAATGAAAAAAGGCTTATTGCAACGCTAAGAAAGTAA
- a CDS encoding phosphoadenosine phosphosulfate reductase domain-containing protein — MEDNLEFRPWTQNNRNLKNLNQLKEEIMENFQNSGLNNEKIVVMLSGGKDSAVSLAIAKSLGLNVHLCVHFLHDWSWNISTDEAKKLADRFNVKIIFPDITEELLKKTQGAKGKSICRICKTIMKARMVEIAKEENAKIIMTGETALEKIAGPIFEHIRENNKNIKRKSEQELYSQMELTKVPKRYKIHFFRPLIRVGHFDIFNLQKYYNLEINRVNEAGNKIGYWREGCSLQYCSPEAMISKELFDNLYVVNKLATEIARKNGFRASIVLPEKEITVIPNTKENIAKINEVLFRMNFS; from the coding sequence ATGGAAGATAATCTTGAATTTAGGCCTTGGACTCAAAATAACAGGAATTTAAAAAATTTAAATCAATTAAAAGAAGAAATAATGGAAAATTTTCAAAATTCTGGATTAAATAATGAAAAAATAGTTGTAATGTTAAGTGGCGGAAAAGATAGTGCAGTATCACTTGCAATTGCAAAAAGTCTTGGACTTAATGTACACTTATGCGTTCACTTTTTACACGATTGGTCGTGGAATATTTCAACAGATGAAGCAAAAAAATTGGCAGACCGTTTTAATGTAAAAATAATATTTCCTGATATTACGGAAGAATTATTGAAAAAGACACAAGGTGCAAAAGGAAAGAGCATATGCCGAATATGTAAAACGATAATGAAGGCTCGAATGGTTGAGATTGCAAAAGAAGAAAATGCAAAAATAATAATGACTGGTGAAACTGCCCTAGAAAAGATTGCAGGGCCGATTTTTGAACACATTCGTGAAAATAATAAGAATATAAAAAGAAAAAGTGAACAAGAATTATATTCCCAAATGGAACTTACAAAGGTTCCAAAAAGATATAAAATTCACTTTTTTAGGCCTTTAATCCGTGTAGGTCATTTTGATATATTTAACCTTCAAAAATACTATAATCTTGAAATAAATCGGGTAAATGAGGCGGGAAATAAAATAGGATACTGGAGAGAGGGATGTTCTCTTCAATATTGTAGTCCTGAAGCAATGATTTCAAAAGAATTATTTGATAATCTTTATGTAGTAAATAAGTTAGCAACGGAAATTGCACGAAAAAATGGATTTAGGGCATCAATAGTTCTTCCAGAAAAAGAAATCACTGTAATTCCAAATACTAAAGAAAATATTGCTAAAATTAATGAAGTACTTTTTCGAATGAATTTCAGTTAA
- the fdhD gene encoding formate dehydrogenase accessory sulfurtransferase FdhD — MNMTTKINVHTWSKDKGILEKIDEIVIEDFYDLYLNNKKIDSMTVSPENIIELGIGYLITEGHLTPEQFLKASIIGKDIFIESKDLPNINSNSGDRKPKHVTVNLSTIERIMEKMPNMSDTWKVTGGVHWAALFDFSGNKIVYFEDIGRHNAVDRVVGHAILNNIDLQNVILASSGRQPTAMVKKAVNSKIPVVITKSPSTDKGVILAKENNVVLLGFARIDRFTAYSGVENIDFKS; from the coding sequence ATGAACATGACCACAAAAATTAATGTACATACATGGAGTAAAGATAAAGGAATACTTGAAAAAATCGATGAAATTGTCATTGAAGACTTTTATGACTTATATCTAAATAATAAAAAAATAGATAGTATGACAGTATCTCCAGAAAATATTATTGAACTTGGAATTGGCTATTTAATAACTGAGGGGCATTTAACGCCAGAACAGTTTTTAAAGGCTTCCATAATTGGTAAAGATATTTTTATAGAATCAAAAGATTTACCAAATATAAATTCTAATTCGGGTGATAGAAAACCTAAACATGTTACGGTTAATTTAAGCACGATTGAAAGGATAATGGAAAAAATGCCAAACATGTCTGATACTTGGAAAGTAACGGGGGGAGTCCACTGGGCAGCACTTTTTGATTTTTCGGGAAATAAAATAGTTTATTTTGAAGATATTGGTCGACATAACGCAGTTGATAGGGTTGTAGGTCATGCAATTTTAAACAATATTGATTTACAAAATGTAATTCTAGCTTCAAGTGGAAGACAGCCTACCGCAATGGTAAAAAAGGCAGTAAATTCAAAAATCCCGGTAGTTATTACAAAATCCCCTTCAACAGATAAAGGTGTTATTTTGGCAAAGGAAAATAATGTTGTATTACTTGGATTTGCAAGGATTGATCGGTTTACGGCGTATAGTGGGGTAGAAAACATAGATTTTAAATCTTAA
- a CDS encoding HesA/MoeB/ThiF family protein, translated as MNFERYKRQIIMDNFGINSQEKLYNSKVTVIGVGGLGTVVSQYLVAAGIGNLGLIDYQEVEISNLNRQILHFEKNIGNLKVVSAKEKLESLNSEVNIKIYPEKLKESHIKDSDIVIDCLDNFKARYFLNELSIKYDIPLVHGAIEGLRGQVTTLVPKETPCIECIFKLDDENKTFPVLGVTPGIIGSIQASEAIKLITGIGKPLKNKLLSIDIENNDYFTFNLKKNENCKACGDLND; from the coding sequence ATGAATTTTGAACGATACAAAAGACAGATTATAATGGATAATTTTGGAATAAATTCCCAAGAAAAACTTTATAACTCAAAAGTAACTGTTATTGGAGTAGGCGGGCTTGGAACAGTGGTTTCCCAGTATTTGGTAGCCGCAGGAATTGGAAATTTGGGCTTAATTGATTATCAAGAGGTCGAAATTTCAAATTTAAATAGGCAAATACTCCATTTTGAAAAAAATATTGGAAATTTAAAAGTAGTTTCTGCAAAAGAAAAGTTAGAAAGCCTAAATTCTGAAGTAAATATTAAAATATACCCTGAAAAATTAAAAGAAAGCCATATCAAGGATTCTGATATAGTTATAGACTGTCTTGACAACTTTAAAGCAAGATATTTTTTAAATGAACTTTCGATTAAATACGACATTCCACTTGTTCATGGTGCAATTGAAGGGCTTCGTGGGCAGGTTACAACATTAGTTCCCAAAGAAACCCCTTGTATTGAATGTATTTTCAAATTGGACGATGAAAATAAAACTTTTCCGGTTTTAGGAGTTACTCCTGGAATAATAGGTTCTATTCAAGCCAGTGAAGCGATAAAACTAATAACTGGTATTGGAAAACCTTTAAAAAATAAACTACTTTCAATTGATATCGAAAATAATGACTATTTTACATTCAACTTGAAAAAAAACGAAAACTGTAAAGCTTGTGGTGATTTAAATGATTAG
- a CDS encoding molybdenum cofactor biosynthesis protein MoaE has protein sequence MIRVSNEDFNIDIETKALLEKYPNIGGIVNFVGVVRNVGYDKGIEKNAEYLEFECYDKMAEKKLEELKNKAIEQFGIIDATLIHRIGKLSVGENIVLIIVCAKHRKEAFLACEYLINNLKKEVPIWKKEFSKDGSYWVEQH, from the coding sequence ATGATTAGGGTATCTAATGAAGATTTTAATATTGATATTGAAACTAAGGCACTTTTAGAAAAATACCCGAATATAGGCGGAATTGTAAATTTTGTAGGGGTTGTAAGAAATGTCGGGTACGATAAAGGCATTGAAAAAAATGCTGAGTATTTAGAATTTGAATGCTATGATAAAATGGCAGAAAAAAAACTTGAAGAATTAAAAAATAAAGCTATTGAGCAGTTTGGAATAATTGATGCAACACTAATACACAGGATTGGAAAACTAAGTGTTGGGGAAAATATAGTATTGATTATTGTTTGTGCAAAACATAGAAAAGAAGCATTTTTAGCTTGTGAATACTTAATAAATAATCTAAAAAAGGAAGTACCAATATGGAAAAAGGAATTTTCAAAAGACGGCTCTTACTGGGTTGAACAACACTAA
- a CDS encoding UPF0280 family protein, with protein sequence MELFSEKISIKETNVLLKVDNPKLFKIAKKKIIDERLNLEKYISKNPVFLTTYSPFKISNDAPEIVKLMANSSENANVGPMAAVAGTFSELVIHSLLENNSKSAICENGGDIALSSDFDIIVGLYAGNSPISGNLGFKLKKEKIKNGYGVCTSSGTVGHSVSFGNADSVTVFAKSASIADAAATSIGNFAVGSPDEAINKCLEQAENILKIDGVFVTFQEYAGKVGKIPTLIRTEKKEAFGNVFEMV encoded by the coding sequence ATGGAACTATTTTCAGAAAAAATCTCGATTAAGGAAACAAACGTACTTTTAAAAGTAGATAATCCAAAATTATTCAAAATTGCTAAAAAAAAGATTATAGATGAGCGGTTAAACCTTGAAAAGTACATATCTAAAAATCCGGTATTTTTAACAACATATTCTCCTTTTAAAATTTCTAATGACGCACCAGAAATTGTGAAATTAATGGCAAATTCCAGCGAAAATGCAAACGTTGGACCAATGGCGGCTGTTGCAGGGACATTTAGTGAGTTAGTTATTCATAGTTTACTTGAAAATAATTCAAAATCAGCAATTTGCGAAAATGGAGGAGATATTGCACTTTCATCAGATTTTGACATTATAGTTGGACTTTATGCTGGAAATTCACCAATTTCAGGAAATTTGGGCTTCAAATTAAAAAAAGAAAAAATTAAAAATGGATATGGTGTTTGCACTTCATCAGGAACCGTTGGTCATTCCGTTAGCTTTGGAAATGCAGATTCTGTTACGGTTTTTGCAAAGTCTGCAAGTATTGCAGATGCTGCTGCAACATCTATTGGAAATTTTGCGGTTGGAAGCCCTGATGAAGCAATAAATAAATGTCTTGAACAGGCTGAAAATATTTTAAAAATAGATGGTGTGTTTGTTACATTCCAAGAGTACGCTGGAAAGGTTGGAAAAATTCCGACACTTATTAGAACTGAAAAAAAAGAGGCTTTTGGAAATGTTTTTGAGATGGTTTGA
- the bioB gene encoding biotin synthase BioB, translated as MNERKLNKDFLEIYEMSISGKIKKEDALEILKLDVYDLLHISYHLKKAFNKEKIETCSIINAKSGFCSENCNFCSQSIHNNSKINIYGLKSKEEILKSAKSIENYSNRFSIVSSGKKISEKEFEDILEIIDEIKNKTKLKVCVSLGLLNKSQLKALMKKNIRIHNNLETSKNYFKNICTTHEYEDKVDVIKNGKKLGLQICSGGIFGLGEDIIDRIDLLYELKELNVDSISLNLLNPIEGTKMREKINSKEIKSIEPIDALKSICISRIIMPERVIRLCGGREYVLKDLQSLSLLAVDGLMIGNYLTTSGRNIQSDLRMIEDMGFKKG; from the coding sequence TTGAATGAACGTAAACTAAATAAAGATTTTTTGGAAATTTATGAAATGTCTATTTCTGGAAAAATAAAAAAAGAGGATGCCCTTGAAATTTTAAAGTTAGATGTTTATGATTTACTGCATATTTCATATCACTTAAAAAAAGCGTTTAATAAAGAAAAAATAGAAACCTGCTCGATTATAAATGCAAAATCGGGATTTTGTAGTGAAAACTGTAATTTCTGCTCCCAATCAATCCATAATAATTCTAAAATCAATATTTACGGCTTAAAATCTAAAGAAGAAATATTAAAAAGTGCTAAATCCATTGAAAACTATTCAAACCGTTTTTCGATAGTTTCGAGTGGGAAAAAAATTTCTGAAAAAGAATTTGAAGATATATTGGAGATAATTGACGAAATAAAAAATAAAACTAAACTAAAAGTTTGCGTATCGCTTGGACTATTGAATAAATCCCAATTAAAAGCACTAATGAAAAAAAATATTAGAATCCACAATAATCTTGAAACTTCGAAAAACTATTTTAAAAATATCTGTACAACTCATGAATACGAGGACAAAGTAGACGTTATAAAAAATGGAAAAAAATTAGGGCTTCAAATATGTAGTGGAGGAATTTTTGGACTTGGTGAAGATATTATAGACCGCATAGATTTACTTTACGAGTTAAAAGAATTAAACGTCGATAGTATTTCGTTAAATCTCTTGAATCCAATAGAGGGAACTAAAATGCGTGAAAAAATTAATAGTAAAGAAATAAAAAGTATTGAACCAATAGATGCCCTGAAATCTATTTGTATTTCACGGATAATAATGCCAGAACGAGTAATTAGACTTTGCGGTGGAAGAGAATACGTTTTAAAAGATTTACAAAGTCTATCTCTTCTTGCAGTCGATGGATTAATGATTGGAAATTACCTGACAACATCTGGAAGAAATATTCAATCAGACTTGAGAATGATTGAGGACATGGGTTTTAAAAAGGGATAA